A portion of the Acidobacteriaceae bacterium genome contains these proteins:
- a CDS encoding oxidoreductase: MKWTAANIPPQAGKTALITGANSGIGYQAALELARAGAHVLVGVRDATKGAAAVAQIRAAVPQASVEVAVVDVASLASIRAFAEGFAQHGVALDILINNAGVMAIKDRELTVDGFEKQMGTNHLGHFALTGLLLPQLLASRDEASPRVVTVASLAHRGGAIEIDNLNAETGYTAWGAYNNSKLANILFARELHRRLQGRALSLKSLAVHPGISKTNIFQNGVKGKDFKSVFMSIFGGPLMQNDAMGALPTLFAAVAPEARGGQYIGPDGFMEFKGSPAVVEPRAQALDAEMGRKLWEKSEELTGVTYGL; this comes from the coding sequence ATGAAGTGGACAGCAGCAAATATTCCGCCGCAGGCAGGCAAAACGGCGTTGATTACGGGCGCAAACAGCGGTATTGGCTACCAGGCGGCGCTGGAACTGGCCCGGGCAGGCGCGCATGTGCTGGTGGGGGTTCGTGACGCAACCAAGGGCGCGGCTGCGGTGGCGCAGATTCGCGCGGCTGTGCCGCAGGCGAGTGTGGAGGTCGCGGTGGTGGATGTGGCCTCGCTGGCGAGCATTCGCGCGTTTGCCGAGGGGTTTGCGCAGCACGGCGTGGCGCTGGACATCCTGATCAACAACGCTGGAGTGATGGCGATCAAGGATCGCGAGCTGACAGTGGATGGGTTTGAAAAGCAGATGGGGACGAACCATCTGGGGCACTTTGCGCTGACGGGGCTGTTGCTGCCGCAGTTGCTGGCGTCGCGAGATGAAGCGTCGCCGCGTGTGGTCACGGTGGCGTCGCTGGCGCATCGTGGCGGGGCGATCGAGATCGACAACCTCAACGCCGAGACGGGGTACACGGCGTGGGGAGCGTACAACAACTCGAAGCTGGCGAATATTTTGTTCGCTCGTGAGCTGCATCGCCGTTTGCAGGGCCGCGCACTGTCGCTGAAGAGCCTGGCGGTGCATCCCGGGATCTCGAAGACGAATATTTTTCAGAACGGGGTGAAGGGCAAGGACTTCAAGAGCGTGTTCATGTCGATCTTTGGCGGTCCGCTGATGCAGAACGACGCGATGGGGGCGTTGCCTACGCTGTTTGCGGCGGTGGCTCCGGAGGCGCGTGGCGGGCAGTACATTGGGCCGGACGGCTTCATGGAGTTCAAGGGCTCCCCGGCGGTCGTGGAGCCGCGTGCTCAGGCGCTGGACGCGGAGATGGGGCGCAAGCTTTGGGAGAAGAGCGAAGAGCTGACCGGCGTGACGTACGGGCTCTAG
- a CDS encoding 4-(cytidine 5'-diphospho)-2-C-methyl-D-erythritol kinase: protein MPTRVRSFSKINLGLRVGPPQPGTGFHALMTCYQTLAAHDVITMSAQRAAKTTITLGANHPGVPRTETGDAAKNTAYRLVALALEKLGVGAEVHIELNKRMPVQGGLGAGSANAAAALLGLERELGVALSWDDRLTLAAEVGSDVPMFLLGGTMLGLNRGEEVYPLPDLPTTPCVLAIPSVGVSTAKAFAALDAKYARAQGPGPGDQSAGLPGAGASPLTFQPPVDKLKKLSHALAGAFTYPGTAESGFTGIAGSAGDLAENPLLTLVRTGIENDFEEVAFSEHPTLRSIKHELAGNGPEAAIFAGLSGSGSALFGLYASEQDALKAQQRVQQAGTRAIVTTTLPRTGYWHTMFAE from the coding sequence ATGCCTACGCGTGTTCGTTCGTTTTCGAAGATCAATCTCGGCCTGCGGGTCGGGCCTCCGCAGCCGGGGACGGGCTTTCATGCGCTGATGACCTGCTACCAGACGCTGGCGGCGCATGACGTGATCACGATGAGCGCGCAGCGGGCGGCGAAGACGACGATAACGCTGGGGGCGAACCATCCCGGCGTGCCGCGCACCGAGACGGGTGATGCGGCGAAGAATACGGCGTACAGGCTGGTGGCGCTGGCGTTGGAGAAGCTTGGCGTGGGGGCTGAGGTTCATATCGAGCTGAATAAGCGGATGCCGGTGCAGGGTGGGCTCGGAGCGGGCTCTGCGAACGCTGCTGCGGCGCTGCTGGGGTTGGAGCGCGAGCTTGGCGTGGCGTTAAGCTGGGACGACCGGCTGACGCTGGCGGCGGAGGTCGGCTCCGATGTGCCGATGTTCCTGCTGGGCGGGACGATGCTGGGGTTGAATCGTGGCGAAGAGGTGTATCCGCTGCCGGACCTGCCGACGACGCCTTGTGTGCTGGCGATTCCTTCGGTGGGGGTGTCGACGGCGAAGGCGTTTGCGGCGCTGGACGCGAAGTACGCGAGGGCCCAGGGACCGGGGCCAGGGGATCAGAGTGCAGGTTTGCCGGGGGCCGGGGCCTCCCCATTGACTTTTCAGCCGCCTGTGGATAAACTTAAAAAGTTGAGCCACGCTCTGGCCGGTGCGTTTACGTATCCCGGCACAGCGGAGTCTGGCTTTACCGGTATCGCTGGCAGCGCTGGCGATCTGGCGGAGAACCCCCTTCTCACGCTTGTCCGCACCGGGATCGAGAACGACTTTGAAGAAGTAGCGTTCTCTGAGCATCCCACCCTGCGTTCTATCAAGCATGAATTGGCGGGCAACGGCCCGGAAGCAGCGATATTCGCTGGTCTCTCGGGATCCGGTTCGGCTTTGTTTGGCTTGTATGCCAGCGAGCAGGACGCGCTCAAGGCTCAACAACGTGTGCAGCAAGCTGGCACGCGGGCGATTGTCACAACGACCCTGCCCCGCACCGGCTATTGGCATACGATGTTCGCAGAGTAG
- a CDS encoding ribose-phosphate pyrophosphokinase has translation MSKQDSTAVSSPSSTQGDAVPAQAESVATKTAAADQSAAATSSSKTAPAKKPSRLSEDKRFKIFSGAANIPLAEEVCEFLGVPLGQVRLQQFSDGETHFQLLENVRGVDVFLVQPTSYPVDKHLVELLIMIDALRRASAGRITVVVPYYGYARQDRKDRPRVAITSKLVADLLVTAGANRALFVDLHAAQIQGYFNIPVDHLFASPVLVGYFRDLNLPNLTVVSPDAGGVERARFFAQKLGAPLAIVDKRRTDINVTEVMNVIGDVKGRTCLILDDIVDTAGTLVKTAEALKDQGATEVYACASHAVLSGPAVDRIKGSSLKELVVSNTIPLTEAARAVPKIKVLSIAGLLGRAIESIHMETSVSSLFN, from the coding sequence ATGAGTAAGCAAGACTCAACTGCGGTTTCTTCCCCAAGTTCCACACAAGGCGACGCTGTCCCGGCCCAGGCCGAGAGCGTCGCCACGAAGACGGCGGCGGCTGATCAGTCAGCCGCCGCAACTTCGAGCAGCAAGACCGCACCGGCCAAAAAGCCGTCGCGGTTGAGCGAAGACAAGCGCTTCAAGATCTTCTCCGGTGCTGCGAATATTCCGCTGGCCGAAGAAGTTTGCGAGTTTCTTGGCGTTCCGCTCGGGCAAGTACGTTTGCAGCAGTTCTCGGACGGCGAAACGCACTTCCAGCTCCTTGAAAACGTGCGCGGCGTGGACGTGTTTCTCGTCCAGCCCACCAGCTACCCGGTCGATAAGCACCTCGTTGAGTTGCTGATCATGATCGACGCGCTTCGGCGCGCTTCGGCCGGTCGCATTACCGTTGTTGTGCCGTACTACGGCTACGCCCGTCAGGACCGCAAGGACCGCCCCCGTGTGGCGATTACGTCCAAGCTAGTCGCTGACCTGCTGGTTACAGCAGGAGCTAATCGCGCTTTGTTCGTGGACCTTCACGCAGCGCAGATTCAGGGCTACTTCAATATTCCGGTTGATCATCTGTTCGCTTCGCCGGTTCTGGTCGGATACTTCCGTGACCTGAACCTGCCGAACCTGACCGTGGTCAGCCCAGACGCCGGTGGCGTAGAGCGTGCGCGATTCTTCGCGCAGAAGCTCGGAGCTCCGCTGGCGATCGTCGACAAGCGTCGTACGGACATCAACGTCACCGAAGTGATGAACGTGATTGGTGATGTGAAGGGCAGGACGTGCCTGATCCTCGACGATATCGTCGACACGGCAGGCACGCTGGTAAAGACAGCGGAAGCGCTGAAGGACCAGGGCGCGACCGAAGTTTACGCCTGCGCATCGCATGCGGTTCTTTCCGGACCGGCTGTGGACCGCATCAAGGGTTCGAGTCTGAAAGAGCTGGTGGTGTCCAACACCATTCCGTTGACGGAAGCCGCGCGCGCAGTACCCAAGATCAAGGTGCTTTCGATTGCCGGTCTACTCGGCCGCGCTATCGAGAGCATTCACATGGAGACGTCGGTTTCGTCGCTCTTCAACTAA
- a CDS encoding 50S ribosomal protein L25, with product MSNQTAPTSVVATPRTGTFNKNHARRVRVSGLIPAVVYGAGKPSIAVTVDPKLITRILHSDAGHNSIFDLQIEGGETGKAMIVDWQNEPIKGTLLHIDLKRIALDAKMKLSVPVHLVGTATGVKNQGGMLSQILHEVEIEALPGQIPAHIDVDITSLELNGSIHISDLPHSDNYKFLANDENQVVAHITAPKADAEADAAAGSAEPEVAKKGKKEEAK from the coding sequence ATGTCGAACCAGACTGCACCCACGTCCGTCGTAGCAACGCCCCGCACCGGTACCTTCAACAAGAACCACGCACGCCGCGTGCGCGTTTCGGGTCTCATCCCGGCTGTTGTTTACGGTGCAGGTAAGCCTTCGATCGCCGTTACGGTTGATCCGAAGCTCATCACCCGCATCCTGCACTCGGATGCCGGCCACAACTCGATCTTCGATCTCCAGATCGAAGGCGGCGAGACGGGCAAGGCGATGATCGTTGACTGGCAGAACGAGCCCATCAAAGGCACGCTGCTGCACATCGATCTCAAGCGCATTGCGCTGGACGCGAAGATGAAGCTTTCGGTTCCGGTCCACCTCGTGGGCACCGCAACCGGCGTGAAGAACCAGGGCGGCATGCTGAGCCAGATTCTGCACGAAGTAGAGATCGAAGCCCTGCCGGGTCAGATTCCTGCGCACATCGACGTGGACATCACGAGCCTGGAGCTGAACGGTTCGATCCACATCTCGGACCTGCCCCACTCGGACAACTACAAGTTCCTTGCCAACGATGAGAACCAGGTTGTTGCTCACATCACGGCTCCCAAGGCTGATGCGGAAGCAGACGCTGCGGCTGGCTCGGCTGAGCCGGAAGTTGCCAAGAAGGGCAAGAAGGAAGAAGCCAAGTAA
- the pth gene encoding aminoacyl-tRNA hydrolase — protein MKLIVGLGNPGMEYLLTPHNAGFLAVDRIAEVCGVQILNRRGKATTAKAILAGQEVLLAKPETFMNLSGMSAAALLKELNLEVSEMIVLYDELAFPLGTLRLAQRGSANGHNGVKSITSVLGTEEWMRVRIGVGKTTPDGQPIKAGGSNYLLAPMKNAALDVMDKVLDDVVKAVEAWMRAGAAAAMNEFNRREDVRPQDIQQ, from the coding sequence ATGAAGCTGATCGTCGGACTCGGAAATCCCGGAATGGAGTACCTTCTGACGCCGCACAACGCGGGCTTTCTGGCAGTGGACCGCATCGCAGAAGTTTGCGGTGTACAGATTTTGAACCGGCGCGGCAAGGCCACAACGGCCAAAGCCATACTGGCAGGACAGGAAGTTCTTCTGGCGAAGCCGGAAACCTTCATGAACCTCAGCGGCATGTCTGCTGCGGCGCTCTTGAAGGAGTTGAACCTCGAAGTGAGCGAGATGATCGTGCTCTACGACGAGTTAGCGTTTCCGCTGGGCACGCTGCGATTGGCGCAGCGCGGTTCGGCAAACGGGCACAACGGTGTGAAGTCAATCACCAGCGTGCTTGGCACGGAAGAGTGGATGCGTGTGCGCATCGGAGTAGGCAAGACGACTCCCGATGGACAGCCCATCAAGGCCGGTGGATCAAACTACCTGCTGGCCCCGATGAAGAACGCGGCGCTCGACGTGATGGATAAGGTTCTTGACGATGTCGTAAAGGCCGTCGAGGCGTGGATGCGGGCAGGTGCTGCTGCAGCCATGAATGAGTTCAACCGGAGAGAAGACGTTAGACCGCAAGACATTCAACAGTAG
- the rpsF gene encoding 30S ribosomal protein S6 — MNRSYEIMFIVRPDLDETEVDKIVETFSGHVTTGGGEVKQAEKMGRRRLAYTVDKFNDGIYILLIVEAPAASISELERRLRVSEQIIKFITVRMDEENKRVAKIQKHRASRVKRSALPTEVPDAPAAPAVAAAPVEAAPAEVAAPAAAETETVTA, encoded by the coding sequence ATGAACCGCAGCTACGAAATCATGTTCATTGTCCGCCCGGATCTCGATGAGACCGAAGTGGACAAGATCGTCGAAACGTTCTCGGGCCACGTCACCACTGGTGGTGGCGAAGTCAAGCAGGCAGAGAAGATGGGCCGTCGCCGCCTGGCGTACACGGTAGACAAGTTCAACGACGGCATCTACATCCTGCTGATCGTCGAAGCACCTGCCGCGTCGATCTCGGAGCTCGAGCGCCGTCTGCGCGTCTCGGAGCAGATCATCAAGTTCATCACGGTGCGCATGGACGAAGAGAACAAGCGCGTCGCGAAGATCCAGAAGCACCGCGCTTCGCGCGTGAAGCGTTCGGCGCTTCCGACGGAAGTTCCCGATGCTCCTGCTGCGCCTGCAGTTGCTGCCGCTCCTGTAGAAGCCGCTCCTGCTGAAGTGGCTGCTCCTGCCGCTGCTGAGACGGAAACCGTCACCGCGTAA
- the rpsR gene encoding 30S ribosomal protein S18, producing MADEITTPQASTPAAPAAAAAPSSAPSSGPRTGSRPPRPAGPGGPGGRKFFRRKKVCKFTVEKIDTISYRDVRLLQQFVSDRGKIIPRRLTGTSAPFQRKLTRAIKQARAIALLPYAAKY from the coding sequence ATGGCTGACGAAATCACGACTCCGCAAGCTTCGACTCCTGCCGCTCCGGCGGCTGCTGCTGCCCCGTCGTCTGCTCCCTCGAGCGGACCGCGCACTGGCTCACGTCCTCCCCGTCCTGCAGGCCCTGGCGGCCCTGGCGGCCGCAAGTTCTTCCGCCGCAAGAAGGTTTGCAAGTTCACGGTTGAGAAGATCGACACGATCTCCTACCGCGATGTGCGCCTGCTTCAGCAGTTCGTTTCGGACCGCGGCAAGATCATTCCTCGCCGCCTCACCGGCACCTCTGCTCCGTTCCAGCGCAAGCTGACGCGCGCCATCAAGCAGGCCCGCGCTATCGCTCTGCTGCCTTACGCGGCGAAGTACTAA
- the rplI gene encoding 50S ribosomal protein L9: MEVILKEDVQKLGHRGDVVKVADGYARNYLLPTKLAIAATANNKAVIEQMKASALRKSVSEKSGSEELGNKLNEAVVLFERKTGSTGQLFGSVTSADIAKALEEQGFTIDRRKIHLDEPLKTVGEYHVPVKLHREVTAHLQVTIKSDAPEQVGPVEEVEDETAFKSLYEGEVDFQRE; encoded by the coding sequence ATGGAAGTCATTCTGAAGGAAGACGTACAAAAGCTGGGTCACCGCGGCGACGTGGTGAAGGTAGCCGACGGCTACGCCCGCAACTACCTGCTGCCCACCAAACTCGCGATCGCTGCGACCGCGAACAATAAGGCTGTCATCGAGCAGATGAAGGCCTCGGCGCTGCGCAAGTCGGTGTCGGAGAAGTCGGGTTCGGAAGAGCTCGGCAACAAGCTGAACGAAGCGGTTGTTCTGTTCGAGCGCAAGACCGGTTCGACCGGCCAGCTCTTCGGTTCGGTCACCTCGGCCGATATCGCGAAGGCTCTCGAAGAGCAGGGCTTCACCATCGACCGTCGTAAGATTCACCTCGACGAGCCGTTGAAGACCGTGGGCGAGTACCACGTTCCCGTGAAGCTGCACCGCGAAGTGACCGCACACCTGCAGGTCACGATCAAGTCCGATGCTCCTGAGCAGGTTGGTCCTGTGGAAGAAGTGGAAGACGAGACCGCGTTCAAGTCGCTCTATGAGGGCGAAGTGGACTTCCAGCGCGAGTAG
- a CDS encoding MarR family transcriptional regulator — MKKPSPKTGLAGTLAVEIRAVHRSLRLRVREHGGGKDLTPPQVAVLVRLEQHGGATVASLARAEGMKPQSMREVVAPLQEAGLISSAPDPNDGRQRLMSLTPKCVKWIQERRAASHDWLTSTISQKLSIDEQKKLLDALGLLRRLVE; from the coding sequence ATGAAGAAACCATCTCCCAAGACCGGTCTCGCCGGGACTCTCGCCGTAGAAATCCGTGCCGTGCATCGAAGTCTCAGACTCCGGGTCCGCGAGCATGGAGGTGGCAAAGATCTGACGCCGCCTCAAGTCGCAGTGCTTGTTCGCCTCGAGCAACACGGCGGGGCAACCGTTGCCAGTCTGGCACGAGCAGAAGGCATGAAGCCTCAGTCGATGCGCGAGGTCGTTGCCCCCTTGCAGGAAGCGGGCTTGATCAGTAGCGCACCCGACCCCAACGATGGCCGCCAGCGACTGATGTCCCTCACACCGAAGTGCGTGAAGTGGATCCAGGAAAGAAGAGCCGCGAGTCACGATTGGCTGACCTCGACGATCTCGCAGAAGCTTTCTATCGACGAGCAAAAGAAGCTACTCGACGCACTCGGACTTCTCCGCCGATTGGTCGAGTAA
- the metE gene encoding 5-methyltetrahydropteroyltriglutamate--homocysteine S-methyltransferase, producing the protein MASTTPLKTSTLGFPRMGKGRELKFALESFWKGNSSEAELLATAAKLRRHHWLLQQQAGISIIPSNDFSLYDQVLDTLVLIGATPERFGNHADTLTQYFAMARNSNEQTAMEMTKWFDTNYHYLVPEWSTGLTFQPNTTKLLSELREARELGIETRPVLLGPVTLLLLGKPAPGCDITLLLPKLITVYKQVLSALQAEGVTDVQIDEPMLVTDLGPWEKQAFRSAYKQLAEIPVKLSLNTYFGGLGDNLSLALDLHTASLHIDAVRSPEQLHEVLNALAAEQTLELGVVNGRNIWLTNFAIAQPLLQQAIAALGADRVVVSTSCSLLHTPHDLASEKKLDPRIKSWLRFASEKLSELTALAANDSTAAAANALAVADRATAESSHNSTVRLRLAQLTESDFARTSPYTKRAETQRAKLQLPPLPTTTIGSFPQTAEVRKHRAAFKNGHLNLEQYDDFLRRSTEACIREQERIGLDVLVHGEFERNDMVEYFAEFLEGFAFTENGWVQSYGSRCVKPPVIYGDVSRPQPMTVKWSSYAQSLTKNPMKGMLTGPITVLQWSFVRDDIARKDTAWQIALALRDEVEDLEAAGLPIIQVDEPALREGLPLRHSDWAPYLEWAVKAFKLATSSIDDATQIHTHMCYCEFEDILPSIAELDADVISMESARSRMELLEAFRAHGYPNEIGPGVFDIHTPRVPSSEEMRELLGLALDVLKSEQIWVNPDCGLKTRAWPETIAALEHMCQAAAAARAGLSA; encoded by the coding sequence ATGGCCAGTACCACCCCTCTCAAAACATCCACTCTGGGCTTTCCCCGCATGGGCAAAGGCCGCGAACTCAAGTTCGCCCTGGAGTCTTTCTGGAAAGGCAACAGCTCCGAAGCCGAGTTACTTGCCACCGCCGCAAAGCTTCGCCGCCACCATTGGCTGCTGCAGCAGCAAGCCGGCATCAGCATCATTCCGTCCAACGACTTTTCGCTCTACGACCAGGTGCTCGACACCCTCGTGCTCATCGGCGCCACGCCCGAACGCTTCGGCAACCACGCCGACACGCTCACCCAGTACTTCGCCATGGCCCGCAACAGCAACGAGCAAACCGCCATGGAGATGACCAAGTGGTTCGACACCAACTACCACTACCTCGTCCCCGAGTGGAGCACCGGACTCACCTTTCAACCCAACACCACCAAACTCCTCAGCGAGCTTCGCGAAGCCCGCGAACTCGGCATCGAAACCCGCCCCGTCCTCCTCGGCCCCGTCACCCTTCTGCTGCTCGGCAAACCTGCCCCCGGCTGCGACATCACGCTGCTCCTGCCAAAGCTCATCACCGTCTACAAGCAGGTTCTCTCTGCGCTGCAGGCAGAAGGCGTCACCGACGTTCAGATCGACGAGCCCATGCTCGTCACCGACCTCGGACCCTGGGAGAAGCAGGCCTTCCGCAGCGCGTACAAACAGCTCGCAGAAATCCCTGTAAAGCTCTCGCTGAACACCTACTTCGGCGGCCTCGGCGATAACCTCTCCCTCGCGCTCGACCTCCACACCGCCTCGCTGCACATTGACGCCGTCCGCAGCCCTGAGCAACTGCACGAAGTCCTCAACGCTCTCGCCGCCGAACAGACACTCGAACTCGGCGTCGTCAACGGCCGCAACATCTGGCTCACCAACTTCGCCATCGCCCAGCCGCTCCTCCAGCAAGCCATCGCCGCGCTCGGCGCAGACCGCGTCGTCGTCTCCACCTCCTGCTCGCTGCTGCACACACCGCACGATCTCGCCTCCGAGAAGAAGCTCGACCCGCGCATCAAAAGTTGGCTTCGCTTCGCCTCAGAAAAACTCTCTGAACTCACAGCGCTTGCGGCAAACGACAGCACCGCAGCAGCAGCCAACGCACTCGCCGTGGCCGATCGCGCCACCGCAGAGAGCAGCCACAACAGCACCGTGCGCCTGCGTCTCGCTCAACTCACCGAGTCAGACTTTGCCCGCACCAGCCCATACACCAAACGTGCAGAAACGCAGCGTGCGAAGCTCCAGCTACCACCACTCCCCACCACCACCATCGGCTCCTTCCCCCAGACAGCAGAGGTCCGCAAGCACCGCGCCGCCTTCAAGAACGGCCACCTCAACCTCGAGCAGTACGACGACTTCCTCCGCCGCTCCACCGAGGCGTGCATCCGCGAACAGGAGCGCATCGGCCTCGACGTCCTCGTCCACGGCGAGTTCGAACGCAACGACATGGTCGAGTACTTCGCCGAGTTCCTCGAAGGCTTCGCCTTCACCGAGAACGGCTGGGTGCAAAGCTACGGCTCGCGCTGCGTAAAGCCACCCGTCATCTACGGCGACGTCTCGCGCCCGCAGCCCATGACGGTCAAGTGGTCCAGCTACGCCCAGTCGCTCACAAAGAACCCCATGAAGGGCATGCTCACCGGCCCCATCACCGTTCTGCAATGGTCCTTCGTACGCGACGATATCGCCCGCAAAGATACCGCATGGCAGATCGCGCTCGCGCTCCGCGACGAAGTCGAAGACCTTGAAGCCGCCGGCCTCCCCATCATCCAGGTCGACGAACCCGCCCTCCGCGAAGGCCTCCCGCTTCGCCACTCCGACTGGGCTCCCTACCTCGAATGGGCGGTCAAGGCCTTCAAGCTCGCCACCAGCAGCATCGACGACGCCACGCAGATCCATACCCACATGTGCTACTGCGAGTTCGAAGACATCCTCCCCTCCATCGCAGAGCTCGACGCCGACGTCATCAGCATGGAGTCCGCGCGCTCGCGCATGGAACTGCTCGAAGCCTTTCGCGCCCACGGTTATCCCAACGAGATCGGCCCCGGCGTCTTCGACATCCACACCCCTCGCGTCCCGTCGTCCGAAGAGATGCGCGAACTCCTCGGCCTCGCCCTGGACGTCCTGAAGAGCGAGCAGATCTGGGTCAACCCCGACTGCGGCCTCAAGACAAGGGCGTGGCCCGAGACCATCGCCGCGCTCGAACACATGTGCCAGGCCGCAGCAGCCGCTCGTGCGGGACTCTCTGCATAA
- a CDS encoding nuclear transport factor 2 family protein, with protein sequence MNEESNEAEILRARDNSNRAIARRNLLGVKDSLGEDYVGIIGDGTFVPSRAEYLRLFKEGFDHPKQSMTYVRTPEAINVADDQTLAAERGHWVATLSNGSVAYTGTYAAMWRQTPSGWKIRSETFVTLQG encoded by the coding sequence TTGAACGAAGAGTCGAATGAAGCAGAGATCCTCCGCGCCCGGGACAACTCCAACCGCGCGATTGCGCGACGCAACCTGCTCGGCGTCAAAGACTCCCTCGGCGAGGACTACGTCGGAATCATCGGCGATGGCACCTTCGTCCCCTCACGCGCCGAGTATCTGAGGCTCTTCAAAGAGGGCTTCGACCACCCAAAGCAAAGCATGACCTACGTGCGTACCCCCGAAGCCATCAACGTCGCAGACGATCAAACTCTGGCCGCCGAACGTGGCCACTGGGTCGCAACGCTCTCCAATGGCTCGGTCGCGTACACCGGCACCTATGCAGCGATGTGGCGACAAACCCCCTCCGGCTGGAAGATCCGATCAGAGACCTTCGTCACCCTTCAGGGCTAA
- a CDS encoding dihydrofolate reductase family protein: MRKLRIGVHISLDGIIETNDGYLYGDWTAPFRSPAGLARITAIHSQPFDLILGRHTYDLWSQHWPKISGTPIADGINNATKYIATHHPESLAWGPHEALGTDLIADIQRLKSTEGPDLMLWGSSTLTTPVLEHKLADELMLVVYPVLLGTGKRLFAEGSAPMSTFKLADTQTTPTGVLLNTYTLAD; this comes from the coding sequence ATGCGCAAGCTAAGAATCGGCGTACACATCTCGCTCGACGGCATCATCGAAACCAACGACGGCTACCTCTACGGCGACTGGACAGCCCCCTTCCGCAGCCCTGCAGGCCTCGCGAGGATCACGGCCATTCACAGCCAACCCTTCGATCTCATACTCGGCCGCCACACCTACGACCTCTGGTCGCAGCACTGGCCAAAGATCAGCGGAACCCCCATCGCCGACGGCATCAACAACGCCACCAAATACATCGCCACCCACCACCCTGAGTCGCTCGCCTGGGGCCCGCACGAAGCCCTCGGAACCGACCTCATCGCCGACATCCAGCGCCTCAAATCCACCGAGGGCCCGGACCTCATGCTCTGGGGCAGCTCCACCCTGACCACACCCGTGCTAGAGCACAAACTCGCCGACGAACTCATGCTCGTCGTTTACCCCGTACTGCTCGGCACCGGCAAACGCCTCTTCGCCGAAGGCTCCGCCCCCATGAGCACCTTCAAACTCGCCGACACCCAGACAACCCCCACCGGCGTCCTGCTCAACACTTACACACTCGCCGACTAG
- a CDS encoding lipocalin family protein, protein MVRFLVLATFLFPFVSRAGAAEKPPLKTVDHVDLSRYLGKWYELARLPNRFEKKCDRDVMAEYTLDGETVRVVNTCIKADGKATQSKGKAKVVDAATKAKLKVTFFWPFYGDYWIVGLDSEYRWAVVGEPSRKYLWVLSRTKTLSDAEWKVVDGVIREAGYEKSAVRMTKQVP, encoded by the coding sequence ATGGTCCGCTTTCTGGTTCTTGCTACGTTTCTTTTTCCGTTTGTCTCACGTGCTGGCGCTGCGGAGAAGCCGCCGTTGAAGACGGTGGATCATGTCGATCTAAGTCGCTACCTTGGCAAGTGGTATGAGCTGGCGCGGTTGCCAAACCGCTTTGAGAAGAAGTGCGATCGCGATGTGATGGCGGAGTACACGCTCGATGGCGAGACGGTGCGCGTAGTCAATACGTGTATCAAGGCGGACGGCAAGGCTACGCAGTCGAAGGGCAAGGCGAAGGTTGTGGATGCGGCCACGAAGGCGAAGCTGAAGGTGACGTTCTTCTGGCCGTTCTATGGTGACTACTGGATCGTTGGTCTGGACAGTGAGTATCGCTGGGCTGTAGTGGGTGAGCCGAGCCGGAAGTATCTCTGGGTGCTTTCCCGCACGAAGACCCTATCGGATGCAGAGTGGAAGGTTGTGGATGGGGTGATTCGCGAGGCGGGATATGAAAAGTCTGCGGTGAGGATGACCAAGCAGGTGCCGTAG